One window of the Trifolium pratense cultivar HEN17-A07 linkage group LG2, ARS_RC_1.1, whole genome shotgun sequence genome contains the following:
- the LOC123904828 gene encoding pentatricopeptide repeat-containing protein At1g12775, mitochondrial-like, giving the protein MSSLFLRLTRFPSKPFFPFTLRLFSHSHNVNDAIYSFNRMLQMRNTPSIIEFTKILGSLVKTKNNYSTVISLSHQMEFHGIRSDIFTITILINCYCHIGQMTYAFSLLGKILKMGYQLDVVTVNTLINGLCLNNEIQKALYFHDDLIAKGFQLNHVSYGTLINGLCKMGHTTPALQLLRWLEKGSVKPDLAIYSTIIDSMCKDKLVDDACELFSEMVNKGIFSDVVTYSALIYGFCIVDKLKEAIVLLNEMVSKNLNPDVYTFNILIDAFCKEGKMKEAKSMLNIMMKHGMKPDVVTYNTLMDGFCLRNKVKKAIHIFNTMIQRGMMPDVKSYNIMINGFCKSEMVDEAIKLFKEMYLKNIIPNTVTYNTLIDGWFKQFLGLCGI; this is encoded by the coding sequence atgtcaTCACTGTTTTTGAGATTAACAAGGTTTCCTTCAAAACCCTTTTTTCCCTTTACTTTAAGGTTATTCTCTCACTCTCACAATGTTAATGATGCTATTTACTCATTCAATCGAATGCTACAAATGCGTAATACTCCTTCCATTATTGAATTTACCAAGATTTTAGGTTCTCTTGTTAAAACTAAGAACAATTACTCAACTGTTATTTCCCTTTCTCACCAAATGGAATTCCATGGAATTAGGTCTGACATTTTCACTAttacaattttgatcaattgTTACTGTCATATAGGTCAAATGACTTATGCATTTTCTCTATTGGGAAAGATTCTTAAGATGGGTTATCAGCTGGATGTAGTAACCGTGAATACCCTTATCAATGGTCTTTGTCTTAATAATGAGATTCAGAAAGCATTGTACTTTCATGATGATCTTATCGCTAAGGGTTTTCAGCTCAACCATGTTAGTTACGGGACATTGATCAATGGGTTGTGTAAAATGGGACATACAACACCTGCCCTCCAACTGTTGAGATGGCTCGAAAAAGGATCAGTCAAGCCTGATTTGGCAATTTACAGTACAATCATTGATAGCATGTGCAAAGATAAGCTTGTAGATGATGCTTGTGAATTATTTTCTGAAATGGTTAACAAGGGAATTTTTTCAGACGTTGTCACTTATAGTGCTCTAATCTATGGTTTTTGTATTGTGGATAAATTAAAAGAAGCAATTGTTTTGTTGAACGAAATGGTATCGAAAAACCTCAACCCAGATGTTTATACCTTTAATATATTGATCGATGCGTTTTGTAAGgagggaaagatgaaagaaGCTAAAAGTATGTTAAATATAATGATGAAACACGGCATGAAACCTGATGTAGTTACTTATAATACTTTAATGGATGGGTTCTGCCTTCGTAATAAAGTGAAAAAGGCAATACATATATTCAACACTATGATCCAAAGGGGAATGATGCCCGATGTTAAGAGCTACAATATTATGATCAATGGGTTCTGTAAGAGTGAAATGGTGGATGAAGCCATCAAACTCTTTAAagaaatgtatttaaaaaatattattcctAATACAGTAACATACAACACTCTTATTGATGGCTGGTTCAAGCAATTTCTGGGTCTTTGTGGAATTTGA